From the genome of Malus domestica chromosome 04, GDT2T_hap1, one region includes:
- the LOC103433081 gene encoding 21 kDa protein, whose protein sequence is MQTNILLRTILSYEKKDLNSNAQEKHIHSSQHDYVHFYVCLRCFYLISNKVKSLVSSLYISSHNHPNLPISIPTDMARLGDIFLSFLVLFFNVCSIGTAYSAGAAIARHSSSTDFIKASCRTTQYPALCVQSLAAYASAIRQSERQLAQTALTVSLARVRSATSFVTKLTRVRGIKPREYRAVKDCIENMGDSVDRLGQSVRELGHMGRAFGQDFMWHMSNVETWVSAALTDEGTCLDGFSGRFMDGNIKNAIRRRVNNVAHVTSNALALVTRFAAKHKN, encoded by the coding sequence atgcaaacaaatattttACTACGAACTATTCTAAGTTACGAGAAAAAAGATTTAAATTCGAATGCACAAGAGAAGCATATCCATTCTAGCCAACATGATTACGTCCATTTCTACGTTTGCTTGCGgtgtttttatttaatctccAACAAAGTAAAAAGCCTTGTGAGTTCCCTCTATATTAGCTCTCACAATCATCCAAACCTACCCATCTCTATCCCTACAGACATGGCAAGACTCGGAGATATATTCCTTTCCTTTCTAGTCCTTTTCTTCAATGTTTGTTCCATTGGCACGGCATACTCTGCCGGCGCCGCCATTGCCAGACACTCAAGCTCCACAGATTTCATCAAAGCATCATGCAGAACCACCCAGTACCCTGCCCTCTGTGTCCAAAGCCTTGCAGCCTACGCAAGTGCAATAAGGCAAAGTGAAAGGCAACTAGCTCAAACTGCCTTGACAGTGAGCCTAGCCCGGGTGCGGTCAGCCACGTCTTTTGTGACAAAGCTGACTAGGGTTAGGGGGATCAAGCCTAGGGAGTACAGAGCTGTAAAGGACTGCATAGAAAACATGGGGGATAGCGTCGACCGGCTCGGTCAATCGGTCCGGGAACTAGGGCATATGGGGAGAGCGTTTGGGCAGGACTTCATGTGGCACATGAGCAATGTGGAGACATGGGTTAGTGCTGCACTCACTGATGAAGGAACTTGCCTTGATGGATTTTCTGGTCGTTTTATGGATGGGAATATAAAGAATGCTATAAGAAGAAGGGTCAATAATGTTGCTCACGTCACTAGCAATGCATTAGCACTTGTTACTCGCTTTGCTGCAAAACACAAGAACTGA
- the LOC103433080 gene encoding uncharacterized protein, which produces MAALTLSIGIATTSSALLKRPMPRRPRAARISCIGWDPEGVLGPPQTGHLARIEFKRRLEKDADAREEFERQVIEEKERRRTVRESRVAPDTAEELIEYFLNTEAREIEFEISRLRPRLDKEFFSHLQYELGQLRFSVSKTQDIEDRLIELEALQKALQEGTEAYDKMQTDLIKAKLSLTKVLSSKDVKSTLLEMVEHNELNRSFLTLLDENIANAHKGNQKQAAEFMEKVRGAVLKYITA; this is translated from the exons ATGGCTGCTCTAACTCTAAGCATTGGCATCGCCACCACCAGCTCAGCTCTACTTAAAAGGCCGATGCCGCGTCGTCCGAGGGCCGCAAGAATTTCCTGCATTGGATGG GACCCGGAGGGTGTATTGGGACCACCGCAGACGGGCCATTTGGCTCGGATAGAGTTCAAGAGGCGGTTGGAAAAAGACGCCGATGCTCGAGAAGAATTCGAACGCCAAGTCATTGAAGAGAAAGAGCGGCGTCGAACTGTTAGAGAA TCCCGGGTTGCGCCAGATACGGCGGAGGAGTTGATAGAGTACTTTCTCAACACTGAAGCTCGGGAGATTGAGTTCGAGATTTCGAGGTTGAGGCCAAG ATTGGACAAGGAGTTTTTCTCGCACTTACAATATGAGCTAGGTCAGCTTCGGTTTTCTGTTTCAAAAACTCAG GATATAGAAGATAGATTGATTGAGCTGGAAGCATTGCAGAAGGCCCTGCAGGAAGGGACAG AAGCATATGACAAAATGCAAACCGACCTCATTAAAGCAAAGCTAAGTCTGACCAAAGTTCTGTCTTCAAAGGATGTAAAATCAACT TTACTAGAGATGGTTGAACACAACGAGCTGAATAGATCCTTCTTGACTCTTCTTGACGAAAACATAGCAAATGCGCACAAGGGTAACCAG AAGCAAGCAGCAGAGTTCATGGAAAAGGTTCGTGGGGCTGTTCTCAAGTACATCACAGCTTAG